From a single Micromonospora pallida genomic region:
- a CDS encoding IS701 family transposase, with protein sequence MAGVLASFAGRFGRVEPRRTAAAFVTGLLSDIEVKTCWQLAEQAGHARPDAMQRLLFRAVWDAEAVRDDLRQVIVGRFGAPEAVLVVDETGDLKKGVHTVGVQRQYTGTAGRIENAQVGVFLGYAGRDGHTLIDRRVYLPVSWTEDRGRCQAAGVPDEIGFATKSELAAEMITAAVDAGVPVAWAAADEAYGNSSVFRNRLRGQRLGYVLAVSRSHLVPLDGGKVKARADRIAAELPASAWQRRSAGAGSKGPRYYDWAWLDQVTTDADPDDGGRHSLLIRRNTSTGELAFYRCWTPQPATLAQLVRVAGIRWTVEEAFQAAKSQVGLDQHQVRRWDSWHRFTILALAALAVLAICAADTAGKADDDPGRTGLIKLTVNEVRRLINAFIIRPISDLAHRLRWSQFRRRHQARARRSHYTRRLNPGFQP encoded by the coding sequence CTGGCCGGGGTGCTCGCCTCGTTCGCGGGCCGGTTCGGGCGGGTCGAGCCGCGTCGGACGGCGGCGGCGTTCGTGACCGGGCTGCTGTCGGATATCGAGGTCAAGACGTGTTGGCAGTTGGCGGAGCAGGCCGGACACGCCCGCCCGGATGCGATGCAGCGGCTGCTGTTCCGGGCGGTGTGGGACGCCGAGGCCGTCCGTGACGACCTGCGCCAGGTGATCGTCGGCCGGTTCGGCGCCCCGGAGGCGGTCCTGGTCGTCGACGAGACCGGTGATCTGAAGAAAGGCGTGCACACCGTCGGAGTGCAACGCCAGTACACCGGCACCGCCGGCAGGATCGAAAACGCGCAGGTCGGGGTGTTCCTCGGCTACGCCGGCCGGGACGGGCACACCCTGATCGACCGCAGGGTCTACCTGCCGGTGTCGTGGACCGAGGACCGGGGCCGCTGCCAGGCCGCCGGTGTCCCGGACGAGATCGGGTTCGCCACGAAGTCCGAGTTGGCCGCCGAGATGATCACCGCAGCCGTTGACGCCGGCGTGCCGGTGGCGTGGGCCGCAGCGGACGAGGCGTACGGCAACAGCAGCGTCTTCCGCAACCGGCTGCGCGGACAACGGCTGGGCTACGTCTTGGCCGTGTCCCGCAGCCATCTGGTGCCGCTCGACGGTGGCAAGGTCAAGGCTCGTGCCGACCGGATCGCCGCCGAACTACCCGCCTCGGCGTGGCAGCGCCGCAGCGCTGGGGCCGGGTCGAAAGGGCCCCGCTACTACGACTGGGCCTGGCTCGATCAGGTCACCACGGACGCCGACCCCGACGACGGTGGCCGGCACAGCCTCCTGATCAGGCGCAACACTTCCACCGGAGAGTTGGCCTTCTACCGGTGTTGGACACCACAGCCGGCCACCCTCGCGCAGCTCGTGCGGGTGGCAGGGATCCGCTGGACCGTCGAGGAAGCCTTCCAGGCCGCCAAGAGTCAGGTCGGTCTGGACCAGCACCAGGTCCGCCGCTGGGACTCCTGGCACCGCTTCACCATCCTCGCTCTGGCCGCCCTCGCCGTCCTGGCGATCTGCGCCGCCGACACCGCAGGCAAAGCCGACGACGACCCGGGGCGCACCGGGCTGATCAAGCTCACGGTCAACGAAGTCCGCCGTCTGATCAACGCCTTCATCATCCGCCCGATCAGCGACCTCGCCCACCGTTTGCGC
- a CDS encoding transposase: MKRAVRLYRDPDPKPVIRQLARQLGVHHEALRNWIR, translated from the coding sequence GTGAAACGTGCAGTGCGCCTGTACCGGGACCCGGATCCGAAGCCGGTGATCCGGCAGTTGGCACGGCAGCTCGGCGTGCATCACGAGGCGTTGCGCAACTGGATCCGCTAG